A region of the Halanaerobiaceae bacterium ANBcell28 genome:
TTTTCATTATTATCAAGACTAGTATTTTTATTCATACTACTATTTTTATTGTCTACTTGATGATTAATGCCTAATTTATCATCATTTATTCCATCAAGTTTTTTTTTACTAAATCCTATATCCTCTCCACTACTAATAATTTTTACTTTACACAAAACCCCAAGCACTGAAGAAATAACTTTTTGTATAATAGCTGAATTCTTCTCTGCTCCTTTTCTATGGAAGTTTTTATCTGTTGGAAATTGAATATAGACAATATCTCCCTCAACTCCTACAGGTTCGCCCTCCAAGAAAAGTGCTTGAACACTAACATTTTCAGAGCGTAATCTTTGCATAATATCGGGCCAGGAGTCTCTTACTTTTTCTATATTTAATCCCGTACTATTATCATGCTTTGATTCATTACTCTGAATATCCTCCTGAACATCATTCTTATCTATATCTAATTTATCATTATTATCAAGTTGCTTATTATCATCCTTACTGTCAAAATCATTATTTACCTTAGAAGCTATAGCTTCCCTTTTAGAATCTTTACTAGCATTTCTAGAAGTTTCAGCAGAATAATCCTTTTCATCTAGCTTAGATTTCTTATTAAAAGGTTCTTTCTTTAATCCATTATTCACATTCTCTGTATTACTACTCTTCTTTACAAATCCTGTACCTGATTGTTCAAAATGCTTTAACTTATTTTCAAGTCTATCCACTTTCTCATTCAATTCTTCTATAGTAGTAGTAGAAGAAGCAGTAGCCATTTTTATTACAGCCATTTCTAATAGAATGCGTGGTTGATCACTATATGCCAATTCTTTATCTACCTTCGTCAATATCTCTAAGAAATTAATAAAAACCCTTGAACTGAATTCCTTGATTAAACCTTCAATAGTTTGATAAAAATTATCAGAAAAAGTAAAAACAGAAGAATTTTTACCACACTCTTTTACAAGCATAATTTGTCTTAGAAATTTAATCAAATCATTTATAAAAACAGAAATACCTTTTCCCGAATTAATCAAGTCATTCAACATCTCTAAAGTAGCAGGAGTATTTTTATTAATTATATTTTCTAAAAAGTCCTTTAAAAAAGAAAGCTCAACTTTTCCCAACATTTCTTGAATTTCTTCTTCTTTTAACTTAGCATTGGTAAAAGAAATAGCTTGATCTAGAAGACTAATAGCATCTCGCAGGCCGCCATTAGAGGCTGCCGTAATTAAATTTAACGATCCTTGATCATACTCTACTCCCTCTTGCTTACAAATATGCTCTAATCTAGAATTTATATCTTCACTTGACATCAATGTAAAATCAAAGCGTTGACAACGAGAAAGTATAGTATCTATAACTTTATGTGGTTCTGTAGTAGCTAAAATAAATACCACATTAGCTGGTGGTTCTTCTAAAGTCTTCAGCAAAGCATTAAAAGCTCCTGAAGTCAACATATGTACTTCATCAATAATATATACTTTATACTTTCCTTCACTGGGATAAAACTTAACCTTTTCCCGTAGGTCTCTAATTTCATCAATTCCCCTATTAGAAGCCGCGTCAATTTCAATAACATCTATCGACTGTCCTGTCTGTATCTTTTGACAGGTCTCACAATGCCCACATGGGTTCATTGTAGGTCCTTCAGCACAATTTAAAGCCTGTGCATAAATTTTGGCAGTAGAGGTCTTACCAGTACCTCTAGGACCTGCAAAAAGATAGGCATGAGCAATCCTATCGTGTTCTAATGCATTCTTTAATGTACGAACTACATGTCTTTGTCCAACCAAGTCATTAAAATTATTTGGTCTATATTTTCTATAAAGTGATAGAAAAGCCATTTTACT
Encoded here:
- the dnaX gene encoding DNA polymerase III subunit gamma/tau — protein: MAFLSLYRKYRPNNFNDLVGQRHVVRTLKNALEHDRIAHAYLFAGPRGTGKTSTAKIYAQALNCAEGPTMNPCGHCETCQKIQTGQSIDVIEIDAASNRGIDEIRDLREKVKFYPSEGKYKVYIIDEVHMLTSGAFNALLKTLEEPPANVVFILATTEPHKVIDTILSRCQRFDFTLMSSEDINSRLEHICKQEGVEYDQGSLNLITAASNGGLRDAISLLDQAISFTNAKLKEEEIQEMLGKVELSFLKDFLENIINKNTPATLEMLNDLINSGKGISVFINDLIKFLRQIMLVKECGKNSSVFTFSDNFYQTIEGLIKEFSSRVFINFLEILTKVDKELAYSDQPRILLEMAVIKMATASSTTTIEELNEKVDRLENKLKHFEQSGTGFVKKSSNTENVNNGLKKEPFNKKSKLDEKDYSAETSRNASKDSKREAIASKVNNDFDSKDDNKQLDNNDKLDIDKNDVQEDIQSNESKHDNSTGLNIEKVRDSWPDIMQRLRSENVSVQALFLEGEPVGVEGDIVYIQFPTDKNFHRKGAEKNSAIIQKVISSVLGVLCKVKIISSGEDIGFSKKKLDGINDDKLGINHQVDNKNSSMNKNTSLDNNENNANDANKDLDIGNYKKNDSKDDSDVLKKVLRVFNGQVIKVNHKVLEKKEK